In Candidatus Poribacteria bacterium, the following proteins share a genomic window:
- the mnmE gene encoding tRNA uridine-5-carboxymethylaminomethyl(34) synthesis GTPase MnmE — protein sequence MNFHDTIAAIATARGEAGIGIVRVSGDLALPIAAELFRSPRGVSPTKLSTHTLTYGHVINPNASDDVIDEVLLGIMHAPKTYTGEDIVEFNCHGGIVTLTAVLDLIVKSGARVAEPGEFTKRAFLNGRLDLAQAEAVAELIAAKTDLSRKIAIEALAGKLSDIVNSLSDRLADLLAEVEASIDFPEEDLDFMKAETQLEAGRTIQHDLTTLLDTATEGRIITEGVNVAILGKPNVGKSSLLNALVGTTRAIVTDIPGTTRDTIEETVNVNGIPLKLIDTAGIRQTDDIVEKQGVERSKAVLDRAELLLLMFDASQPLNNADLELLQIAQSAKTILILNKVDLPVVTPATILLGHCPKKQVIETVIPESKGLDVLKSTICEELLGGELVVGESPIVTNARHQEALRRANEGLNYAIESLEKGMPPDLVAVDLRISLDGLGDIVGKTTTEDILDRIFSQFCVGK from the coding sequence ATGAATTTCCACGATACGATTGCAGCCATCGCAACAGCACGCGGTGAAGCCGGCATCGGCATCGTCCGAGTGAGTGGTGACCTTGCCCTACCGATCGCTGCTGAGTTGTTCCGATCACCGCGCGGAGTATCTCCCACAAAACTGTCAACGCATACGCTTACGTACGGACACGTCATAAATCCAAATGCATCCGATGATGTCATTGACGAAGTGTTACTCGGCATCATGCACGCACCGAAGACATATACCGGTGAAGACATCGTCGAATTTAATTGCCACGGTGGAATTGTGACACTCACAGCAGTGTTGGACCTAATAGTGAAAAGCGGGGCGCGGGTTGCCGAACCCGGAGAATTCACAAAACGTGCCTTCCTCAACGGGAGACTGGATTTAGCACAAGCGGAAGCGGTCGCCGAACTCATCGCCGCGAAAACAGACTTAAGCCGAAAAATCGCTATAGAGGCACTCGCCGGAAAACTTTCGGATATTGTAAATTCCCTCAGTGACCGACTCGCTGACTTGCTCGCAGAAGTTGAAGCATCTATCGACTTCCCCGAGGAAGACCTGGATTTTATGAAGGCAGAAACGCAGCTCGAAGCGGGCCGTACGATTCAGCACGACTTAACGACACTGCTCGACACTGCTACAGAAGGTCGGATTATTACAGAGGGTGTCAACGTCGCTATACTCGGAAAACCGAACGTCGGAAAATCAAGTCTGCTCAATGCGCTCGTTGGAACGACACGGGCAATCGTTACAGACATACCCGGCACAACACGCGATACAATTGAGGAAACAGTTAACGTCAACGGCATCCCGTTAAAACTCATTGATACCGCCGGAATCCGACAGACAGACGACATTGTAGAGAAACAGGGCGTTGAACGGAGCAAAGCGGTACTTGACAGAGCAGAACTGTTACTCTTGATGTTTGATGCCTCGCAACCCTTGAACAACGCAGATTTGGAACTCTTACAGATAGCACAATCAGCCAAGACAATTCTTATTCTCAACAAGGTGGATCTACCAGTTGTGACACCCGCAACGATATTGCTTGGGCACTGTCCGAAGAAACAGGTTATCGAAACAGTAATCCCTGAGAGCAAAGGACTTGATGTCCTAAAGTCTACGATCTGTGAGGAATTGCTTGGAGGCGAATTAGTCGTCGGTGAATCCCCAATTGTGACGAACGCTCGCCACCAAGAAGCGCTCCGACGCGCAAACGAAGGACTCAATTATGCTATAGAGAGTCTCGAAAAGGGGATGCCCCCGGATCTTGTTGCTGTGGATCTACGGATCAGTCTGGACGGTCTCGGAGACATCGTCGGTAAAACAACGACTGAAGATATTTTGGATAGAATTTTCTCTCAGTTCTGCGTTGGAAAATAA
- a CDS encoding protein jag, giving the protein MQHYIETEGDTVEEAIEHALTELEATRDQVTIDIVNEPTKGILNFGAKPAKIRATLKQDVSSAPETILKEMLTRMGIDAEVESNFVDGSTHLNIVTDSPALLIGKHGQTLDAIERLLNCIVNKASLVKRRVFVNTEGYRERREERLIEMAHQVAEKVRYTDREVVLAPMSARDRRIIHVALKGDEVVSTYSQGEGEMRRVVVTTQQP; this is encoded by the coding sequence GTGCAGCACTACATCGAAACCGAAGGCGATACAGTGGAAGAAGCAATTGAACACGCGCTCACCGAACTCGAGGCAACTCGGGATCAAGTCACAATTGACATCGTCAACGAACCTACGAAAGGGATTTTGAACTTCGGTGCTAAACCGGCGAAAATCCGCGCAACGCTCAAACAAGATGTCTCTTCCGCACCGGAAACAATCCTAAAGGAGATGCTTACCCGGATGGGGATTGACGCAGAGGTCGAATCAAACTTTGTTGACGGAAGCACACATCTTAATATCGTCACCGACAGCCCCGCACTGCTCATCGGGAAGCACGGACAGACCCTCGATGCAATCGAACGTTTGCTTAATTGTATCGTTAACAAAGCCTCACTTGTAAAAAGACGCGTTTTCGTCAACACAGAGGGGTATCGAGAACGCCGAGAAGAACGACTCATTGAAATGGCGCACCAGGTCGCTGAAAAGGTCAGATATACCGACAGGGAAGTCGTCCTGGCACCAATGTCCGCACGCGATAGGCGTATCATTCATGTCGCCTTAAAAGGGGACGAGGTTGTGTCTACTTATAGCCAAGGCGAGGGTGAGATGCGACGCGTCGTCGTCACAACACAACAGCCTTAA
- a CDS encoding Glu/Leu/Phe/Val dehydrogenase — MAESFSFFQKVNEDFDKAARFTDYPRGLLEQIKICNSSCHFTFPIKRDDGTIQTIHGWRAEHSHHILPTKGGIRYSTLVNEDEIMALAALMTYKCALVDVPFGGAKGGIQLDRREYSESELERITRRYTYELIQKNYIGPGVDVPAPDFGTSETEMTWILDTYITMAPDKLNAIACVTGKPIEQNGIHGRKGATGRGVAFGLEEACSFPEDMKPLGLSAGLQGKSIIVQGFGNVGYHAAKFLMEADARVIGIIERTGGIYDPGGFDVEKVAMHRAETGSICGYPGAERIENPSDGLELACDILIPAALENQLTVENAPRIKAAIIAEAANGPTTPAADKIFQKRGTMIIPDTFLNAGGVTVSYFEWLRNLSHVQFGRLGKRFEDQTQHAMRRAIKKATGYTFSDEERELIHGADEEDLVNSGLQDTMINAYQEMRETRMRHRDKNDAIDYRTAAFINAIHRIAKSYMQLGIFP, encoded by the coding sequence ATGGCAGAAAGTTTCTCGTTTTTCCAGAAAGTGAATGAGGATTTTGACAAGGCGGCGCGATTCACTGACTATCCGCGTGGGCTTTTGGAGCAGATAAAGATCTGTAATAGCTCCTGCCATTTCACATTTCCGATCAAACGGGACGACGGGACGATTCAAACTATTCATGGATGGCGTGCCGAGCATAGCCACCATATTCTCCCAACAAAGGGTGGCATCCGTTACAGTACCCTCGTCAACGAAGATGAAATAATGGCACTTGCAGCATTGATGACCTACAAGTGCGCGCTTGTTGATGTACCGTTCGGCGGTGCTAAGGGCGGCATTCAATTGGATAGACGCGAATATTCTGAAAGTGAATTGGAGCGCATTACCCGCCGTTATACTTATGAACTGATCCAGAAGAATTACATCGGACCCGGAGTAGACGTGCCTGCACCCGATTTTGGGACCAGTGAAACCGAAATGACGTGGATATTGGATACGTATATCACAATGGCACCCGATAAGCTTAACGCTATTGCGTGCGTAACGGGTAAACCGATCGAACAAAACGGGATTCATGGACGGAAAGGGGCTACCGGACGCGGTGTCGCCTTCGGTTTAGAAGAAGCATGTAGTTTTCCAGAGGATATGAAACCGCTTGGACTATCCGCTGGTTTACAGGGAAAAAGCATCATTGTCCAAGGATTTGGGAATGTTGGCTACCATGCTGCCAAGTTTCTGATGGAGGCAGATGCGCGCGTCATTGGGATTATTGAGCGAACCGGTGGCATCTATGATCCAGGGGGATTTGATGTCGAAAAAGTTGCTATGCATCGTGCAGAAACCGGATCAATCTGTGGGTATCCGGGTGCTGAACGCATTGAGAATCCGAGCGATGGTCTGGAGTTAGCCTGTGATATTCTGATCCCCGCCGCGCTTGAGAATCAACTCACTGTAGAAAACGCGCCTCGCATCAAAGCCGCTATTATTGCTGAAGCTGCGAACGGACCTACGACCCCGGCTGCCGATAAAATTTTCCAAAAACGGGGGACCATGATTATACCGGATACTTTCCTCAACGCGGGGGGTGTCACCGTTTCCTATTTCGAGTGGCTCCGGAATCTGTCGCATGTACAATTTGGGCGACTCGGGAAACGGTTTGAGGACCAAACGCAACACGCCATGCGTCGCGCTATCAAGAAAGCAACAGGCTATACCTTTTCAGACGAGGAACGGGAGTTAATACATGGTGCCGATGAAGAAGACCTGGTGAACTCTGGTCTTCAGGATACGATGATAAATGCCTATCAGGAAATGCGTGAAACCCGCATGCGGCACAGGGACAAAAACGATGCCATAGATTACCGAACGGCTGCGTTTATCAATGCGATCCATAGAATTGCGAAATCCTATATGCAGCTGGGAATTTTCCCTTAA
- a CDS encoding pyridoxine 5'-phosphate synthase has protein sequence MIALSVNVNKIATLRNSRGGDIPDVLTAVDTCIAAGAQGITVHPREDQRHIRPTDVQDIAERLIEINTQKTPNIEYNIEGDPRPDLIDMVLRTKPTQCTLVPVVAGEITSHTVWDIRKDGDTLKPIITALKKANIRVSLFSGIDVQQIARTRDIGADRIELYTAPYAMAETKTEIEREFALLENAAAKAVDLGLGVNAGHDLNLENLPLMQKLTGLLEVSIGHHLMADALYIGLKAAVKAYRRALGQQTT, from the coding sequence ATGATAGCATTAAGTGTGAACGTAAATAAAATCGCAACACTGCGAAATTCACGGGGTGGTGATATTCCGGATGTGCTCACCGCTGTTGATACCTGCATTGCCGCTGGTGCGCAAGGGATCACCGTCCATCCGCGTGAGGATCAGCGTCATATCAGACCAACAGATGTACAGGACATCGCCGAACGGTTAATAGAAATCAATACCCAAAAAACACCGAATATCGAATATAACATTGAAGGCGATCCACGACCCGATCTCATTGATATGGTACTACGCACAAAACCGACGCAATGCACGCTTGTCCCCGTTGTCGCAGGCGAGATAACAAGCCACACCGTCTGGGATATCCGCAAAGATGGCGACACTTTGAAACCGATCATTACGGCATTGAAAAAAGCAAATATCCGTGTGAGTCTATTTAGTGGGATTGATGTGCAACAGATCGCAAGGACGCGAGACATCGGGGCAGACAGAATTGAACTTTATACTGCCCCTTATGCAATGGCAGAGACAAAGACGGAGATCGAACGTGAGTTCGCCTTGCTGGAAAATGCGGCAGCAAAAGCAGTGGATTTAGGGCTTGGCGTCAACGCGGGACACGATCTGAATCTCGAGAATCTACCCTTGATGCAGAAATTAACGGGGCTCCTTGAAGTCTCTATTGGGCACCATCTGATGGCGGATGCTCTCTATATCGGCTTGAAAGCCGCTGTCAAAGCCTATCGGCGCGCGTTGGGGCAGCAGACGACATGA
- a CDS encoding rRNA pseudouridine synthase, with amino-acid sequence MRLEKYIATSGIASRRSVKKSIRDGAVTVNGEPVLVPGHPIKVGIDAVEFEGKQIEPLAEHLYLMLNKPAGYLTTRRDERGRPTVMDLLTDLPNTLYPVGRLDLETEGLLLFTDDGDFAHRLLHPSHEVEKTYLVWVRGVPSDDAVQQLRQGIMIPSGTTAPAKVKRLKSSKDGTTAKFEVVIHEGKKRQVRLMFKAVGHPVIRLKRVRIGNLRLGKLPSGRYRFLTSEEISKLMV; translated from the coding sequence ATGAGACTTGAAAAGTACATTGCGACCTCAGGAATCGCCTCGCGGCGGTCGGTGAAAAAGAGCATCCGAGATGGGGCTGTCACTGTCAACGGCGAACCCGTTTTGGTGCCGGGACACCCGATCAAGGTAGGTATTGATGCTGTTGAATTTGAGGGTAAACAGATTGAGCCGTTAGCAGAACACCTCTATCTGATGCTGAATAAACCGGCAGGATATCTAACGACGCGTCGCGATGAACGTGGGCGCCCGACTGTCATGGATCTACTCACAGATCTGCCTAATACCCTCTATCCTGTCGGACGCTTGGACTTGGAAACCGAGGGACTTCTTCTTTTTACAGACGATGGAGACTTTGCTCACCGGTTGCTACATCCGAGCCATGAAGTAGAGAAAACCTATCTGGTGTGGGTGAGGGGTGTGCCGAGCGACGACGCGGTTCAACAGTTGCGTCAGGGTATTATGATTCCGAGTGGAACAACGGCACCGGCGAAGGTCAAGCGTTTAAAAAGCAGTAAAGATGGCACGACAGCGAAATTTGAGGTTGTGATTCACGAGGGAAAAAAACGGCAGGTTCGTTTAATGTTTAAAGCCGTGGGACATCCGGTAATTCGCTTGAAGCGGGTCCGAATTGGTAATTTACGGTTAGGCAAGCTTCCGTCTGGACGGTATCGCTTTCTAACGTCAGAGGAGATCTCCAAGTTGATGGTGTAG
- a CDS encoding HAD-IB family hydrolase, translated as MTTSKTCAIFDLDGTLIRLSSEQVFLTYLLNHGEIPISNLLAWTLNFLRVKSLPVAKSNKIYLRGLEQHRIHEIADRCFVDTLRASIAPHISELIHAHRAEGRTVILMSGSLSFLVQPFHAHFQTDMLVAHELEVVNGRFTGQRIGLHPFAENKAKLAEQLATEYGFDLSTSYAYGNHHTDAHKLELFGHPVAVNPDKQLRRIATEKGWHIEE; from the coding sequence ATGACAACATCCAAAACATGTGCCATCTTCGACTTAGATGGCACACTCATCCGTCTCTCCTCAGAGCAGGTTTTTTTGACGTATCTGTTGAACCACGGCGAGATCCCTATATCGAATCTGCTTGCGTGGACCCTCAATTTTTTGCGGGTTAAGTCGTTGCCTGTGGCGAAATCCAACAAAATTTACCTTCGCGGCTTAGAACAGCATCGCATCCATGAAATTGCCGACCGCTGTTTTGTTGATACATTACGTGCGAGTATCGCGCCTCACATTTCTGAGTTAATCCACGCCCACCGCGCCGAAGGACGAACCGTTATTCTGATGTCCGGTTCATTGTCGTTTCTCGTTCAGCCGTTTCATGCGCATTTTCAAACCGATATGCTGGTCGCGCATGAATTGGAAGTGGTTAATGGCAGATTTACAGGACAACGCATCGGACTGCACCCTTTCGCGGAAAATAAAGCGAAACTCGCCGAGCAACTCGCGACTGAATATGGGTTTGACCTGAGTACTTCTTATGCCTACGGAAATCATCACACGGATGCACACAAACTGGAATTATTCGGACATCCTGTTGCCGTCAACCCAGACAAGCAGTTGAGACGCATCGCGACGGAAAAAGGTTGGCATATAGAAGAATGA
- the yidC gene encoding membrane protein insertase YidC, with the protein MGVRYILALVLMIAVMIGWSLFFGKRFAPQPDDPATTETPAASSPNETQSGPATQETLDGTDASVSPDLWTPVEESPDDAKINVQTDNYTIVFNEKLAIAKQWQLNHFPDRTDVDKNPLNLIPENALNCLALRFGNSQLQLDSLRATWRADKSEIDITNGEKIGTLIFGATIGEKLQVAKQFTFNPDNYFVDMTLTFQNVSDEPLLMGGTEPANGYQLQWGRGINADLLLHEKKSGKRGRRGSEGAKAYIGEDKPRRELKSEQALVPVLWAGMDSQYFSALMIPDPQLAATYKFIETPQANLTTDIAVTAPTETAALVVPSFYLATQEKKTHVFRLYVGPKDDTILKGIEAPNAPENPVRLSKIIDFGFFWPLAWGMLWIFKGLHSIFGNYGIAIILLTALVKVISYPFTRKAHKSMKEMQKLQPQLVELKEKYRDDPQKLNRATMRLYKEHGVNPLGGCIPWLPQIPIFWALFALLGSAVELRGAPFLLWIDDLSAPDTLIELPFTIPLIVTQIDAVRLLPIINGLTTWLQQKFVGNMAPTTDNMQAKLMQFMPLIFIFIFYNWASGFVLYWLCNNVFTIAQQYLQNRSETDEDQSVQADTGKRNNAKRK; encoded by the coding sequence ATGGGAGTACGTTACATTCTTGCATTGGTTCTAATGATTGCTGTGATGATCGGATGGAGCCTATTCTTTGGCAAACGTTTTGCCCCTCAACCCGATGACCCCGCAACTACGGAGACACCGGCAGCATCAAGCCCAAACGAAACACAATCGGGGCCTGCGACGCAGGAAACACTCGATGGAACCGATGCTTCCGTCAGCCCTGACCTATGGACACCGGTTGAGGAAAGTCCGGACGACGCAAAAATCAACGTTCAAACCGATAACTACACAATTGTTTTTAACGAAAAACTCGCAATCGCGAAGCAGTGGCAATTAAATCACTTTCCAGACCGAACAGATGTGGATAAAAATCCCTTGAATCTGATTCCTGAAAACGCACTTAACTGCCTCGCACTCCGGTTCGGAAATTCACAGTTGCAACTTGATTCACTTCGTGCCACATGGAGAGCTGACAAATCCGAAATTGACATTACAAACGGAGAAAAAATTGGTACACTCATCTTCGGGGCAACAATCGGAGAGAAGCTACAAGTTGCAAAGCAGTTCACCTTCAATCCAGACAATTATTTCGTTGATATGACGCTAACCTTTCAAAATGTCTCTGACGAACCGCTACTTATGGGTGGAACCGAGCCCGCAAACGGATATCAACTTCAGTGGGGACGCGGTATCAACGCCGATCTGCTCCTACATGAAAAGAAGAGCGGCAAACGCGGACGACGCGGCAGTGAAGGGGCAAAAGCTTATATCGGTGAGGATAAACCGAGGCGTGAACTCAAATCTGAACAGGCTTTAGTGCCAGTTCTCTGGGCGGGCATGGACAGCCAGTACTTCAGTGCACTGATGATTCCAGATCCGCAGCTTGCCGCTACATATAAATTTATAGAGACACCACAGGCAAACCTTACAACTGATATCGCTGTCACCGCACCAACAGAGACCGCAGCACTCGTAGTCCCTAGTTTTTATCTCGCGACACAGGAGAAGAAGACGCATGTTTTCCGGCTCTACGTCGGACCCAAGGACGATACAATTCTAAAAGGTATAGAGGCACCGAATGCACCTGAAAATCCAGTGCGCCTCTCAAAAATCATTGATTTCGGATTTTTCTGGCCCCTTGCATGGGGGATGCTCTGGATATTCAAAGGTCTACACAGTATCTTTGGAAACTACGGCATCGCGATTATCCTCCTGACCGCTTTGGTGAAGGTCATTTCCTATCCCTTCACACGCAAAGCGCATAAATCTATGAAGGAGATGCAGAAACTTCAACCACAATTGGTGGAATTGAAGGAGAAATATAGAGATGACCCGCAGAAACTCAATCGAGCCACAATGCGACTCTACAAAGAACACGGGGTCAACCCCTTAGGGGGCTGTATACCATGGCTTCCACAAATTCCGATTTTTTGGGCACTCTTCGCGCTTCTTGGAAGTGCCGTGGAACTCCGTGGAGCACCTTTCCTGTTATGGATCGATGACCTTTCTGCACCTGACACTTTAATCGAACTGCCTTTCACGATTCCATTGATTGTTACACAAATAGATGCCGTCCGCCTGTTGCCTATAATAAATGGGTTGACAACGTGGCTCCAACAGAAATTCGTCGGCAACATGGCACCGACAACAGACAACATGCAAGCGAAATTAATGCAGTTTATGCCGCTCATTTTTATTTTTATCTTTTATAACTGGGCATCTGGGTTTGTGTTGTATTGGTTATGCAATAATGTTTTCACAATAGCGCAACAATACTTACAAAACCGAAGTGAGACTGACGAGGATCAATCCGTACAAGCAGACACGGGGAAAAGGAACAACGCCAAACGAAAGTAA
- the yidD gene encoding membrane protein insertion efficiency factor YidD, whose amino-acid sequence MRNRGVPRCKHHEENRKQNRSQQARYKLDMTVILLQPIRFYRRFISPLLPPSCRFYPTCSQYALEALKRYGTLKGGWLTIKRLSKCHPYHPGGFDPLK is encoded by the coding sequence ATGAGGAATAGAGGCGTGCCACGTTGCAAGCACCACGAAGAAAATAGAAAACAAAATAGAAGCCAGCAGGCACGCTATAAGTTGGACATGACAGTGATACTTCTACAACCCATCCGCTTCTATCGACGCTTTATTTCTCCACTGTTGCCGCCCTCCTGCCGCTTCTATCCGACCTGCTCGCAATATGCACTCGAAGCCTTAAAACGCTACGGCACGCTCAAAGGGGGCTGGCTCACAATTAAACGACTTTCAAAATGCCACCCTTACCATCCAGGGGGCTTTGATCCTCTAAAATAG
- a CDS encoding alkaline phosphatase, whose amino-acid sequence MVSELPFFDSRSPKNVIFCIGDGMGFEAVKAAGYYAYGETGTLSFEAFPHHAEMATSAANSPMTDSAAAATAMATGHKVNNGVISMEFPGSGTPLKTLLEISKAQGKWTGLVSTTYITHATPAAFAAHNPERNNLSDIAHDYLHLTRPNVLLGGGGNGLTEKNAEAVGYTVVSNREGLLNLNTDTENRVSGQFGDTNIPYMFDGPNDLPHLSEMVTVALDILFNAQKGFFLLVEGGRIDHAGHSNDIERNILETIEFSKTVQTIVDGVSGRDDTLILVTADHETGGLKVHKNNGEGHVPEISWSTGGHTVSNVPLYGWGRNAERVAGIMNNTDLIKVVGCLSN is encoded by the coding sequence ATGGTATCCGAATTGCCATTTTTTGACTCGCGCTCCCCGAAGAATGTAATCTTTTGCATAGGGGACGGTATGGGCTTTGAAGCAGTCAAAGCTGCCGGATATTATGCCTATGGTGAAACAGGCACCCTGTCTTTTGAAGCGTTCCCACACCATGCAGAAATGGCGACTTCCGCAGCAAACTCACCTATGACAGACTCCGCCGCCGCCGCAACCGCCATGGCAACGGGACACAAAGTCAACAACGGCGTCATTAGCATGGAATTCCCCGGTAGTGGTACTCCATTGAAGACGCTCTTAGAAATTTCCAAGGCACAAGGCAAGTGGACTGGACTTGTGTCAACTACTTATATCACTCATGCAACCCCTGCAGCTTTTGCTGCACACAACCCCGAACGCAACAATCTCTCGGATATTGCCCATGATTATCTGCATCTCACTCGTCCAAACGTCCTTTTGGGCGGCGGCGGCAATGGACTCACTGAAAAAAATGCCGAAGCCGTGGGCTATACCGTTGTGAGCAATCGAGAGGGCTTATTGAATCTCAATACCGACACTGAAAATCGTGTTTCCGGACAGTTCGGCGATACGAATATCCCCTATATGTTCGATGGTCCCAACGATTTGCCCCACCTGTCAGAGATGGTAACGGTGGCATTGGACATCCTCTTTAACGCACAAAAAGGTTTCTTCCTGCTTGTTGAAGGCGGACGTATTGATCATGCAGGACACTCTAACGACATTGAACGCAACATTTTGGAGACAATTGAGTTCTCCAAAACAGTCCAAACCATTGTTGACGGCGTTTCCGGACGAGATGATACCCTTATTCTTGTTACTGCTGACCACGAAACGGGAGGTTTGAAAGTTCATAAAAATAACGGAGAGGGACACGTCCCTGAAATTTCTTGGAGCACAGGTGGGCACACCGTCAGCAACGTACCACTTTACGGTTGGGGCAGAAATGCTGAACGGGTGGCAGGCATCATGAACAATACAGACCTTATTAAGGTAGTAGGATGCCTGTCTAACTGA
- the rnpA gene encoding ribonuclease P protein component, with translation MQDPKKLKKRWEFQRAYQKGSKYWNRYFVIYVFHTRFNNLRLGITVSKKVGKSVQRNRVKRLIRESFRQLRPEIKTEYDIVVVGRTQACQLTCQEAKDGLFHLFRKASILNDPVQRWSKTR, from the coding sequence ATGCAAGATCCGAAAAAACTGAAAAAGCGTTGGGAATTTCAACGTGCCTATCAGAAGGGCAGTAAGTATTGGAATCGCTATTTTGTGATATACGTGTTCCACACCCGTTTCAATAACCTCCGATTGGGAATAACCGTCAGCAAAAAAGTCGGAAAGAGCGTTCAACGAAATCGGGTCAAAAGACTCATTCGTGAATCGTTTCGACAGTTACGTCCAGAAATAAAAACTGAATACGACATTGTCGTCGTCGGAAGAACACAAGCGTGTCAACTCACGTGTCAAGAAGCAAAAGATGGATTGTTTCACCTCTTTCGAAAAGCGTCTATTTTAAACGATCCAGTCCAGCGGTGGTCTAAGACAAGGTAA